The region ATCCAAATGGGTGATGTACAAGTAAGAGATAATTTAACTGTTGAGGCATGACCCATGCAAATCGAGTATCGAGAAGTGAAACAATTAAGAGGTAAAGAAACTTTTCTGGTGAAAGTGGTGTGGAGAGGACCTGCTGGAGGGAGAATTATGTGGGAGCTAGATAGTCGGATGAAGAAGTCTTACCCGAAGCTGTTTTCGCAAGGTCATTTTCGAGGGAGAAAATTATTTTAAGTGGGGAAGAGTTGTAACACTCCGTCTTtagtttattaatttatttaaattattgGATTTAATTGAGTCAATATATATGTCTTACTTGGATTATTGTTATTATTTACTATTTCATGTGTTTTATGGAATTTAAGGGTATTTTAGTAATTTAATAAATAATAGGAATATAGAATATTGAGTTGagaatgatgaaataaaaaagagttatttaatttaaaaataattatatattttaattatttagagatgattaaagaaattatcatattaaataaaaaataaatattttataattaatataaattttagatttttttattaaataattatttagtgggattttatttaaataaaataaaataaaaatttattttaattaaaatcaGATATTATAGGGTGTGTGAGTGAGAAGGGGTGGAAACAATTTGGAATTATTAGGGTTATATTTAAGCTAATGTGAGTGGCTCGAGGGTTTTACGCGGAAAATTAAAATTTGGGAAAAGAGACGGATTTTAAGTGTTAAGAGAGGAACGTTGGAGCGATTGTAAGAAAATGGGAAGAATTTTGTCAACCTTCAAAACTTCGAGGTAAGGGGGGAATGGGGAATTGATTTACTCATGGGTGACTTTAAGCAGTCAGGCTGGTGAGGGGGTTTTACCCACATATATCTGCATTTCATATTACATGGTATTTAACCTTGTTGGTGACTAAAAGGGTTTGGACAAAACCCCTAAGGTTATCGATTGATGTGTAGCTATGTATTATGTTACTATAATGAAAAATATGTATGAATTTGTGAATGTTATGGTATGTCTTTTTGAGATTTTTGTGACACACTAAACAGTTAATCTGTGATATTTTTGTGATAAATTGGCATAGGGTAAATAGGGAATTGTATTGTATCTGTGTTTATCGATAAATTTTGTGCAACCTTTTCGGTCCTTTTTTCCCAATATCGTAAAATATCAGAAAAGTCAAAAGTTAGAAAAACTAGAATTTTACCGAAAATCATAAAATCTGGAAAAGTCAGGACGGAGGCCGAAATCGGCGGTGCCGACGGATGAACAGTGCAGCAAGGCGGCGGCCAAAAAAAATGTTGCGACGACGGTGGCCGGAAATCGATGTCGCATCGGCGGCGGACCGCGATGGCGGCAGTCGTTTGGGGCGTGTGCCGACGGTGGAAGTCGCGGCAGCGGCGACACGCACGTAGTGATATACCGTTATGGCACGGGTCAACGTCGTAGGAATCTACGCGGCGGCCACAGCTGTATAGCGCCGAATTGGGGCGATTCAACGGTCCGACATGGGCGGGTCGACGACGATTTCAACGGTTTTCGAATTTGGGGTAAGTTTTGTGATTTCTGAGCAATTTTAGTGTCAATGACCTTTTGTTACCTTTGTGTTATTTTTGAATAATTTTGAATCATCTACCAATTCATTAGAGTTTAATAGAGTTATATTTGTGAAAATTGTCATTAATTTTAGCATTTTTAAATACTCTTTAATTATCTTTAAGATTTAGGAATTGTTATAAGACTATTTAGAGTTCTTTGAAAATTCTGttgaattatatatatatatatatatatatatatatatatatatatatatatatatatatatatattatattcTTTCATGAGCTATGAATAtataataaaatgataaaatactCTATATGTCTGGTTGATTTTCGAAGAACAACTCAAAGACCTTGGGTCCATTGAGTGGCCACGCCCTAGAATGGTACCTAAGAGAGGCCGACCAAGCTCTTTAGGATCGCTATATCACATAGACAACTATACCCACCAACGCCATTCCACCTAGGTAGTTGTAAATACACCCCATCACCGGACAAATCTTGAAGGTTGCTACCATAGTTGCTACCATAGTTTGTCATTATATATCATAATCAACAAAACTTAAAATCGATTGGTCCGGTTGAATCAATTACGAATCATGTTACTTTGAAATTGTACATAAAAAAACAACGGGCACATTCTTGAGAACCTTAGAAGATGGCTGTACAGACCTAAAATGAAACAAAAAACGGGGGAGTATTATTTACAATAGAAACACTTGTAAATCTTAAAACTCATTATGAGTTCTAGATCCTTCAAATTAGGGGAGCATACTACTTAAATAGTCTATATAATTGAATTGCATAATCAACTAAAAAAGTGCTCATATGATTAAAAACATACACAAATATTACAAATGAAATCTTGTACAATTGTTTcaagagaagaaaaaaaaactatTTCAAGCAACTAAAGCCACGACATACTGACATAAAAATCATCAAAACTATTGCTAAGCCAATACCAAAAGCAATTAATTTGACTTTCATATTTTGAACCCACATCTTTCTTTTCATCTTTGTTCCCTGTGTTCTAAAATCTTGTGCCTGCAACATGTGATACAAAACATGTCAAATGCATGTACAAATGAATCACTATTAATGAAACATTACATGTATATACTGACTTGTGATCGAAGGTTGTCGGTCTTATCCACTAGCATCTCAATTTTTTCTCCGCGATCAAGAACCTATTATAgattaaatgaaaaatattttaattttaaactaTGGTAATTAATTATAGTAAGATTTTCATATCATAAATTTATCCAATGGTAATTTTAAAGGTCTTGCCTTTTCAATATTTTCCATCATAACACCCTTAACTTCAGAAACTTGAGCCTTCACTTTAGCAAGCTTGTTAATCTCTTCAGGGTGATCAATACAATATTGCATTTGTTGCTTTAATTTAGGCCTATATATTTTCATACAAAATGCAACAATTAGTCAACATGTTTTTTAATCAATCACATGCATGGTAAAACATTGTGCATATCATTACTTAATCACGATATATTGACACGGCTACAAATACAAACATCAGACACGAAGAATATCAATAAGAAAAAACGAAGTACCCGTATTCTTTGTTAAGGCTATGAACGGTAGCAGTTGCAGCTTTTCCACCACCATATTTTTTGCTGAATTCTTCCTTGACACGCTCAAGATAAGCAATAGGAATCTGTCTACCAGCAGATTCAACTGCCACCACACAATAGGCTAAAAAATCCATGACAGAGAAAATATTTCACGACGAAATTCATGCATGTTATAGAAATAAgttgataaaatatttcaagatctatattataaaaaaataaaaactatgACGAAAACATAAGATAACATACTGAAGCCATTATCGACAAGGTAATTGAAAGTGTGGCCATCACAATTGTAGGTGAATCTGTTATTAGAAGAAGGAAGCTTTTGTAAACATTGAGATGCAATGGTTGAAAAGTTTCCAGAAAATTCTGTATACTCTGCTAGAATTACGGTACCACGAGCCACAAAGCTATAGATCAATGTTTGTTGCCCCATGTCCAAAAACCATAAACCAGAACAAATTTCAAAATGGGAAAAGGATGAAGAGAAGGGGCTGGAAGATCAATAGAGGAAAATGAAAGTAAGTATGAAGAGAAAATGATTGATTTTGGTTGAATGAGTTTTTATTGTCTTGAGTAACGTGCGGGAATACCGTTACTGAGGTTTTATCTTAATATAGTATATATCTTTTAATAATAAAtaggaaaatattttttataGTTAAAAGTTAATTTTGTTTTTCAATCTTCAAACACATTTTGTAACATATCTTCTATATgttttaaaggaaaaataaaaTATTAGATACATTATTacatttgtttgttttatttattaCTTGGTTCTTAAGTACTAATTCTAAAAATGTATACATCTTATAAGTATTTTTGCATGGATTGTGAGTAGGAATCTTGAGACATGAGTATGGAAATGTGGTTTTGCAGATGTTGAGTGAGGAAGATTACGTGGGGAAAAGCCATAAATCTATTTGGTGGAGAGATTTTAAGCCCATGCTAGGGAATGAATTGGTTTGCAAGAAATATAGAATGCTTTGGAAGGCCAAGTGGGGAGGGGGTCAAACCATGAAGGATATTTTTCCTTTTAAGTGTTTCAAATATGCAACAAATCATATGGTAGTGTAAAAGGGATGAAAGAATGTATCAATAGGATGAGGTCATCGTCCAATAAAAAATTGAGATCTAAATCATAGATGCGTCAcattttaattattaaatatcATATATTCATTTGGTTTGGCTGAAAATCGAGGGACAAAGTATTTAGAGAACACACATTCGAATTCTAACAGCTACATTGTACATTTTaatttttttggaattaattactatgcactgtcagtgtaaaaagatttacattgtcgattcatcatcatcacctgtttgcattactttataggttttcaaaataaaagtcaaacttattttaatatccaacgcctaagattaactgacggtgtaaaatctttttacactgtcagtgtatttcaattaaatccaattttTTTCTATGACATATTACCTCAGTTTTGCTGAAAACCGATAAATAAAGTATTTAGAGGTCACGTCTTCGAATCTCGGCAACTACATTTTgtcatattttaattttttttaaagatttatCACCTCGTTTTTGCTGAAAACTGAGGGGTAAAGTATTTAGAGGTGACACGTTTTCGAATTCCAACAACTACATTTTATCAccttttattttttaatttttttttatgataTATTACCTCGATTTATGACCAATTTGATGAAAATATTAAGTATTGAATCTTTATCGTTCATTTAAAGTAACAATGGTGAAGACATTGCAAAACCATCAACTCACGTGAAACATTAGTGATCCGCGTGAAACTCTCACTAGTCAATCAA is a window of Lathyrus oleraceus cultivar Zhongwan6 chromosome 6, CAAS_Psat_ZW6_1.0, whole genome shotgun sequence DNA encoding:
- the LOC127092514 gene encoding putative vesicle-associated membrane protein 726 isoform X1 yields the protein MGQQTLIYSFVARGTVILAEYTEFSGNFSTIASQCLQKLPSSNNRFTYNCDGHTFNYLVDNGFSMLSYVFVAYCVVAVESAGRQIPIAYLERVKEEFSKKYGGGKAATATVHSLNKEYGPKLKQQMQYCIDHPEEINKLAKVKAQVSEVKGVMMENIEKVLDRGEKIEMLVDKTDNLRSQAQDFRTQGTKMKRKMWVQNMKVKLIAFGIGLAIVLMIFMSVCRGFSCLK
- the LOC127092514 gene encoding putative vesicle-associated membrane protein 726 isoform X4, translated to MGQQTLIYSFVARGTVILAEYTDFLAYCVVAVESAGRQIPIAYLERVKEEFSKKYGGGKAATATVHSLNKEYGPKLKQQMQYCIDHPEEINKLAKVKAQVSEVKGVMMENIEKVLDRGEKIEMLVDKTDNLRSQAQDFRTQGTKMKRKMWVQNMKVKLIAFGIGLAIVLMIFMSVCRGFSCLK
- the LOC127092514 gene encoding putative vesicle-associated membrane protein 726 isoform X2 codes for the protein MGQQTLIYSFVARGTVILAEYTEFSGNFSTIASQCLQKLPSSNNRFTYNCDGHTFNYLVDNGFTYCVVAVESAGRQIPIAYLERVKEEFSKKYGGGKAATATVHSLNKEYGPKLKQQMQYCIDHPEEINKLAKVKAQVSEVKGVMMENIEKVLDRGEKIEMLVDKTDNLRSQAQDFRTQGTKMKRKMWVQNMKVKLIAFGIGLAIVLMIFMSVCRGFSCLK
- the LOC127092514 gene encoding putative vesicle-associated membrane protein 726 isoform X3, which produces MGQQTLIYSFVARGTVILAEYTEFSGNFSTIASQCLQKLPSSNNRFTYNCDGHTFNYLVDNGFIESAGRQIPIAYLERVKEEFSKKYGGGKAATATVHSLNKEYGPKLKQQMQYCIDHPEEINKLAKVKAQVSEVKGVMMENIEKVLDRGEKIEMLVDKTDNLRSQAQDFRTQGTKMKRKMWVQNMKVKLIAFGIGLAIVLMIFMSVCRGFSCLK